AAAGCGCGCCCCAGTACCGCGAATGGCGACAGCGTCGCGGGGCCTTGGCCGAGCGCACCGTACAGAACCAGCGTGCCGCCGGCCGCGGTGAGTTCAGTCAGTGCGGAAAAATCCGCACCGCCTACGGGATCAAACACCAGATCCACACCCGCACCGCCGGTAAGTTCCGACACGGTCTTATCGAGGCGTTGCTGTTCCAGCACAACCACCTCATTGGCACCGTGCTCGCGCAGGGCCCGTGCTTTGCCGGGCGACCGGGTCACCGCGATCACCCGTGCGCCCTCGTGTCTGGCGATCTGGATCGCGGCCAGGCCGACGCTGCTCGAGGCGGCGGTGATCAACACCTGCTGACCACTTGCGATCCGGCCGTGCTGGATCAAACCGGCCCAGGCCGTACCGAATGGCACCCACATGGCGGCAGCGGTAGTGAATTCGACGCTACCGGGAATAGCGACCACCGAACGCTGCGGCGCCAGCGCATAGTCGCCATAGAACCCATAGTCAGCGGCACCGTAGGTCGGCAGCACCGCAACCCGATCGCCAATGGTCAGGCCATCGACGCCCGGTCCCAATGCATCCACTTCGCCGGCGGCTTCGAAACCGATTTTCGTGGGCAGCGTCGGTTTGTTCGGGCTGCGCCCCGAACGCAACGTGATCTCGGTGCGGTTGATACCGATGGCCCGCACGCGCAGGCGTATTTCGCCCGGGCCCGGTACCTCTTTCGGCATGTCGCGCAATTGAAGAACTTCGGGTCCGCCCCATGCCTCGATTCGTACACTGCGCATCGCCCTTCTCCTCGTCTGGTTACGTCAGGCGCAAGGCGTCTGGCTGGATTCACTAGACAATGGTGATCACCATCGTAAGTTCAGCATCGCACCTGAAGTTCTGATTGTCAATGGTGATCACCATTGTTTATAGTGGCATCGAGTCGTTCCAGCACAGAGGCCGGTTCCATGGGCGTATCCAAACAACAAGCCATTGAAAACAGGCGTGCCATCGTCACGGCGGCCGAAGCACTGTTCCGTGAGCGCGGGGTCGACGCCGTGGGGCTTACCGAACTGACCAAGGCCGCCGGCTTTACCCAGGGCGGCTTCTACAACCATTTCAAGTCCAAGGCGGACCTGGTTGCGGCAGTGATCGAGCAAGCCACCGAGCGTGGTTGCAGCGAGCTCGGCGCCGCGATCGAAAACTCGAAGGCGCAGGCCGCCGAACCGATGGAACGCCAGGTGGACTGGTATCTATCGAGCGGCCATCGTGCCGATATTGCGTTGGGATGCCCGCTGGCAGTGTTCGCCGGCGATGTACGACGACTCGACGCCCAAGCGCAGAAAGCCTACGCGAAGGGCCTCGAAAACAACTTCGAGCAACTCGCCAGGATTGTTGCCAGAAGCAGTGCGCGTGCGAAGCGAAAAAAGGCCATCGCGCTGTTCAGCCAGATGGTCGGAGCGATGGTGCTGTCGCGTGCTGTCCTGGATGTCGATCCGGCCCTGGCGGACGAGATCCTGAAGGACGGGCGCGATGCCCTGCACCAGTCCATCGGGGACTGATCCCTGGCGCGTCATGCATCACGGTGCATGACGCACACGTTCCATCAGCTCGTCCAGATGCGACAGGAACATCTTTAGTACGGGCGAGTGGTTCGAGCGCTTGTGGCCGACGACAAGTGCGATGTTCGGTGCATCGCCTGCCAGCGGCCGGCTCGTCACCGACCATGGCATCAGGTTCTGCGCATACGCAGGGATCAACGTGACGCCACGCGTCGACGCCACCAGAGACATCACCATGGCCGGGTTGTCCACCACCTGCTCCGGTGCCAGCTCGACCTTGACGCGCCGAAGGTAATCGTCGATCACCGAGCGCAGCACCGTGGCCCGGTTGCCCATGCCGATAAAGGGTTCGCCGGCCAGCTCCCTCGGACGAACCTTCTCGTGCGCAGCCAGTGGGTGGTCACTGGGCATGAGCACGACCAGTGGCTCGCTTGAAACCTGGTTATAGGCCAGATCGTAATCGGGCTCGGCCCGCATGAAGGCCACATCGAGTTTGCCGCGGGCGACCGCTTCGGCGAGATCCGGTGAGTAGTCGCTGGACACGGTCACGTCCAGATTGGGCAACTCGGCCCGGAGGATATGCATGGCATGGGGAAGCCAGGTCATTTCCTGACCGGTCAGGAAGCCCATGGCGAAACGCTGCTTGCTCGGTTGCGATGCCTTGCGTGCAGCCTCGACACCCGCCTCGACCTGGTTGAGTGCGAGTCGCGCGTGATCGAAGAACACCTTGCCTGCGTCCGTCAGGGTGACGCCGCGTGCGCTGCGGATCAGCAGCTCGGTACCCACCTGATCCTCGAGGTCCTTGATCTGTCGGCTCAATGAAGGCTGCGAGGTATGCAGGCGGCGTTCGGCGGCAACCGTCAGGCTGCCGGTTTCCACGACGGCAATGAAGTAGCGCAAATGGCGAAGCTCCATACCTCTCTCCAAGCATGCCTCAAAAGCATGGCAGCCTATTTATAAAGTCTTTTCCATTCTCCATCAACGGCCATAAATTGCGCTCCAGATAAAGACTCATCACCAGGAAGTCATGCACTGAATACTTTCAAAGCATGCACTCCCTGCCCTCCCCGTGAACTTGATCCTCTGGAGTTTCGCCATGACACAGCACACCCACCAGACGGCCCCGACGCAGTACGTCGAAGCCAACGGCATCCGCTTCGCCTACCGCCGCTTCGGCAAGCCCGGGACCATTCCTCTGGTCCTGCATATGCACTTCACCGGCACCCTCGACCATTGGGACCCCGCTATCACTGATGGCTTTGCCCAGGATCGCGAAGTCATCCTCTTCGACAATGCCGGCATCGGCGGCAGCTCCGGTGAGGTGCCCACGACCATCGAGGGCATGGCCGCCGACTCGGCCGCGTTCATCCGCGCCCTGGGTCTGGGCCAGGTCGATGCCCTGGGTTTCTCCCTCGGCGGACTGGTCGCGCAGACCCTGGCGATTGCCGAACCTGTTCTGGTCCGCAAGCTAGTCCTGGTGGGCACCGGACCGCGCAGCGGCGAAGGCATGGCCACGCTCACCCCCGAGGCCCAGCGCATTTTCGGCGCCAGCTATGAACCGGCTGACCATCTCTGGCTGAAAGTCTTCTTCACCGACTCGCCTGCCAGCCAGGCAGCGGGGCATGCGTTCCTGGAACGCTTCCGCCAGCGCCAGGCCGACCGTGACCCGGAGGCCAACGACAAGGTGGCGCCGGCCCAGCTCGAAGCCTTGGGCAAGTGGGGTGCCCCGCGCGAGAACCCCTACGACTACCTGCGTGAACTGAAGCAGCCCACCCTGGTCGTCAATGGCGACAACGACGTCATCATCTACACCGTCAACTCGCTGATCCTGCAGAAGCACATTCCCAACGCGCAGCTGATCCTCTATCCCGACGCCAATCACGGCTCCCAGTACCAGTATCCCCAGCGCTTCGTACGGAACACCTCGACGTTCCTCGATAGCTGATGACACGACCGGCCTGCAATGCTTTTTTTATACAAGGCCTGCATGCCGCGGTCGGCCATGCTTTCCCCAGGAGAACACCATGACCCAGACACCCTCATCCACCAGGTCGGTCAAAGTTCCCGGACCGGACCATCCCATCTCGATCGTGAGACAGCCCAGGCGGGTGCTGGTGAAGCTCGCCGGCAAGATCATCGCCGACACACGCGATGCACTCACGCTGAGCGAAGCCAGCTACGCACCGGTCCACTACATCCCGCGCAAGGACGTCGACATGACGCTCCTGCAGCGAAGCGAACACGCGACCTACTGTCCGTACAAGGGCGAATGCGCGTACTACAGCATGCCCTCCGGTGGCGAACGCTCCACTGATGCCGCCTGGACCTACGAATCACCATTTGATGCTGTCGCGATCATCAAGGATCACATCGCGTTCTACCCCGACCGTGTCGACAGCATCGACGTACTCGACTGATCACTGCCCTCATCTTCTCACTTCAAGGAATCGCAACCATGACTACGCTAACTGGCAAGACCGCGCTTGTGACCGGCGCCTCCCGCGGCATCGGCCGTGCCATCGCCTTCGCACTCGCCAAGCAGGGCGCGCAGGTACTCGTGCACTACGGCAGTGCACAAAAAGAAGCTGACGAAGTCGTCAACGGCATCCGGTCTGCAGGCGGCCGGGCTGAAAAGGTCGGTGCCGACCTCAGTGTGCCGAACGGTGCGCATGAGCTGGCCCGGCAAGTCCGCCAGATCGTCGGCGACCGGCTGGACATTCTCGTCGCCAACGCGGGTGTTTCCAAGGCCGCTCCGATCGAGGAGATGACGACCGAGGACTTCGACAAACTGTTTGCGGTGAATGTCCGTGCGCCGTACTTCCTCGTCCAGCAGCTGCTGCCTGCGCTGACCCAGGGAAGCAGCATCATCTTTACCTCTTCGCTGGCGGCCCGGGCGGCCGTGGGAAATATCTCCGCATACGCCGCCACCAAGGGGGCCATCTCGACCCTGGTGAAGCAGTTTGCATCGCTGCTGGGGGGGCGCGGTATTCGCGTCAATGCCATCGCTCCGGGCGTGGTCGAAACGGACATGTCCAACTTCGCCAAGACCGATGCCGGTCGTGACTTCACGCTCGGCATGCAGGCGCTCAAGCGCGTGGCCCAGCCCGAGGACATCGCCGGGGCTGCGGTATTTCTTGCATCGGACAGCGCACGCTGGGTCACCGGCGACGTGCTCAGCGTCGATGGCGGTTCGAAACTTTGACCGCTCCTGTTTGAACGGTCGTGGCTGACACGCGTCAGCCACGACCCTTTCCGTGAAACGCATTGCCCCCAGGAAACGATGAAACTCTTTTCCCCATTCAAGCTGGGTCCCTACGAACTCGTGCACCGTGTCGTCCATGCGCCCATGACCCGTCTGCGGTCAGACGACGACGACAGCCCGAGCACCATGATGAGGACCTATTACGCGCAGCGTGCTTCCCGATGCGGGCTACTGATTACCGAGAGCGCGCATCCTTCCTATGATAGC
This window of the Dyella sp. A6 genome carries:
- a CDS encoding zinc-dependent alcohol dehydrogenase family protein, which codes for MPKEVPGPGEIRLRVRAIGINRTEITLRSGRSPNKPTLPTKIGFEAAGEVDALGPGVDGLTIGDRVAVLPTYGAADYGFYGDYALAPQRSVVAIPGSVEFTTAAAMWVPFGTAWAGLIQHGRIASGQQVLITAASSSVGLAAIQIARHEGARVIAVTRSPGKARALREHGANEVVVLEQQRLDKTVSELTGGAGVDLVFDPVGGADFSALTELTAAGGTLVLYGALGQGPATLSPFAVLGRALTIRGLSLTRMTRNDQQRAELIRYVTDGFARGLFKTTIAKTFKFDDIAAAHRYVEAGGQVGKVVVTV
- a CDS encoding alpha/beta hydrolase, whose amino-acid sequence is MTQHTHQTAPTQYVEANGIRFAYRRFGKPGTIPLVLHMHFTGTLDHWDPAITDGFAQDREVILFDNAGIGGSSGEVPTTIEGMAADSAAFIRALGLGQVDALGFSLGGLVAQTLAIAEPVLVRKLVLVGTGPRSGEGMATLTPEAQRIFGASYEPADHLWLKVFFTDSPASQAAGHAFLERFRQRQADRDPEANDKVAPAQLEALGKWGAPRENPYDYLRELKQPTLVVNGDNDVIIYTVNSLILQKHIPNAQLILYPDANHGSQYQYPQRFVRNTSTFLDS
- a CDS encoding DUF427 domain-containing protein, with protein sequence MTQTPSSTRSVKVPGPDHPISIVRQPRRVLVKLAGKIIADTRDALTLSEASYAPVHYIPRKDVDMTLLQRSEHATYCPYKGECAYYSMPSGGERSTDAAWTYESPFDAVAIIKDHIAFYPDRVDSIDVLD
- a CDS encoding TetR/AcrR family transcriptional regulator → MGVSKQQAIENRRAIVTAAEALFRERGVDAVGLTELTKAAGFTQGGFYNHFKSKADLVAAVIEQATERGCSELGAAIENSKAQAAEPMERQVDWYLSSGHRADIALGCPLAVFAGDVRRLDAQAQKAYAKGLENNFEQLARIVARSSARAKRKKAIALFSQMVGAMVLSRAVLDVDPALADEILKDGRDALHQSIGD
- a CDS encoding SDR family NAD(P)-dependent oxidoreductase, encoding MTTLTGKTALVTGASRGIGRAIAFALAKQGAQVLVHYGSAQKEADEVVNGIRSAGGRAEKVGADLSVPNGAHELARQVRQIVGDRLDILVANAGVSKAAPIEEMTTEDFDKLFAVNVRAPYFLVQQLLPALTQGSSIIFTSSLAARAAVGNISAYAATKGAISTLVKQFASLLGGRGIRVNAIAPGVVETDMSNFAKTDAGRDFTLGMQALKRVAQPEDIAGAAVFLASDSARWVTGDVLSVDGGSKL
- a CDS encoding LysR family transcriptional regulator, encoding MELRHLRYFIAVVETGSLTVAAERRLHTSQPSLSRQIKDLEDQVGTELLIRSARGVTLTDAGKVFFDHARLALNQVEAGVEAARKASQPSKQRFAMGFLTGQEMTWLPHAMHILRAELPNLDVTVSSDYSPDLAEAVARGKLDVAFMRAEPDYDLAYNQVSSEPLVVLMPSDHPLAAHEKVRPRELAGEPFIGMGNRATVLRSVIDDYLRRVKVELAPEQVVDNPAMVMSLVASTRGVTLIPAYAQNLMPWSVTSRPLAGDAPNIALVVGHKRSNHSPVLKMFLSHLDELMERVRHAP